GCCGGCCGCTCGCTGTGGGACTGGAACGCGCTTCCCGGCACGCTGGACCCGCGCTACACCGACTACGCCCGCGCCAACGCATCCATCGGCATCAACGGCACGGTGCTGACCAACGTCAACGCCAACGCGCAGGTGCTGACCCCCGCGTACCTGCAGAAGGTGCGCGCCCTGGCCGGCGTATTCCGCCCGTACGGCATCCGCGTGTACCTGACGGCCCGCTTCAGCGCGCCCATCGAGATCGGCGGGCTGCGGACGGCGGACCCGCTGGACCCCGCCGTGCGTGCGTGGTGGAAGGCCAAGACGGACGAGATCTACCGCATCATCCCCGACTTCGGCGGCTTTCTGGTCAAGGCCAACTCCGAAGGCCAGCCCGGCCCGCAGGACTACCGCCGCACCCACGCGGATGGCGCCAACATGCTGGCCGAGGCGGTCGCCCCGCACGACGGCATCGTGATGTGGCGCGCCTTTGTGTACAGCCCGGACGAGCCGCGCGACCGCACCATGCAGGCGTACGACGAGTTCCATCCGCTGGACGGCCAGTTCCTTCCCAACGTGCTGGTGCAGGTCAAGAACGGGCCGCTGGATTTTCAGCCGCGCGAGCCGTTCCATCCGCTCTTCGGCGCTATGCCGCGCACGCCGCTGATGCTGGAGCTTCAGGTGACGCAGGAGTACCTGGGGCAGCACAGCGACCTCGTCTACCTCGCCCCCATGTGGCAGGAAGTGCTGGACGCCGACACGTACGCGCGCGGCGCGGGATCGACCGTGGCGAAGGTGATCGACGGCTCGCTGGAGGGGCACCGGGTGACGGGCGTGGCCGGCGTGGCCAACACGGGGACGGACCGCAACTGGACCGGGCATCCCTTTCATCAGGCCAACTGGTACGCATTCGGGCGGATGGCGTGGAACCCCGCAGCGCGCTCCGACGCGATCGCGGACGAGTGGATCCGCATGACGTTCACCAGCGACGAGGCGTTCGTCCGGCCGGTGAAGCGGATGATGATGGAGAGCCGCGAGGTGGCGGTGAACTACATGACGCCGCTGGGGCTGCACCACATCATGGCGCGCAGCCACCACTACGGCCCCGGCCCCTGGGTGACGGGCGGGCGCGCGGACTGGACGGCGCTGTACTACCATCGCGCGGACACGCTGGGGATCGGCTTCGACCGCACGGCGGCGGGGAGCAACGCGGTGGGGCAGTACGTCGGCCCCGTGCGCGACCGCTTCAACGATCGCGCGACGGTGGGGGACAGCCTGCTGCTGTGGTTCCATCGCGTGGGATGGAACGACCGCGTGGAGAGCGGGCGCACGCTGTGGAACGAGATGGTGCACCGCTACAGCGCCGGGGTGGATTCGGTGCGCGCCATGCGCCGCGCGTGGGACGGCTTGGCGGGAAAGATCGACGCGGAGCGGCACGGCGAGGTGGCGCGGCGGCTTGCGACGCAGGAGCGGGCGGCCCGCTGGTGGCGCGATGCGTCGCTCCTCTACTTTCAGCAGTTTGCCAGACAGCCCATTCCGCCGCAGTATGAACGTCCCGCGCGGCCGCTGGAGTTCTACACGGCCCACACCAGCGACACGATCCCCGAGTTCTGACGCGTGACCAACCCCCCGTCCACCCGGACCAACGCCGCGCGCTCGCTGGGGCGCAGACTGATGGGGCGCCAGGAAGCCGGCCTGGTGCTGGTGACGGCATTCGTGGCGGCCGCGCTGACGCTGCTGGCGGGCAGCCACCTGGACCGCCGCGCCGGCGTGATGGTGAACGACTTCTGGAACTCGCACACGCTCGTGCAGACCGCCACGGACGCCAGCTTCTTCGCCATCATGGCGGTGGGGGCCACGGTGGTCATCATCTCCGGCGGCATCGACCTGTCGGTGGGGTCCATCTATGCGCTGAGCGGGGTGGCATCTGCCATCCTGCTGCGGTCGATGGGAGAGATGCCGGCGGCGGCGACGGTGCTGGTGGCGCTTCTGGTCTGCGCGGGGGTGGGGCTGCTGTGCGGGATCGTGAACGGCGCGCTGGTGGTGGGGCTCAAGGTGCACCCGTTCATCATCACGCTGGGGACGATGTGGGTGCTGCGGGGGATCGCGTTCGTGGCGACGCGCGCGGAAAGCATTCTGCTGCCCCCCGCGCTCACGGGGTTCGCCAAGGCGTCGCTGGGGCTGGGGGGCGGATTGTATCCCGTGCCCATGCTGCTGATGCTGGGGGTGACCGTGGCCGGCGCGCTGTACCTGACGCGCACGGTGCCGGGGCGGCACGTCTTTGCCTTCGGCGGCAACCTGGAGGCGAGCCGCTTTGCCGGGCTGCCGCTGGGGCGCATTCAGATCGGCGTGTTCGCGGTGTCCGGACTGACGGCGGGATTGGCGGCGTTTCTGGGGGCGGGGTTCTACGGATCGGTGTCGTCGGGGGACGCGCAGGGATACGAGCTGTACGTGATCGCGGCGGCCGTGGTGGGCGGGGCGTCGCTGATCGGGGGGCGGGGGAGCGCGGTGGGGGCGTTGCTGGGCGCGCTGCTGATCGTGCTTTTCCGGCAGAGCATCCGCACGCTGCGGTTTGACCAGAACTACGAGTGGATCGTGGTGGGATGCGCAATCATCGTGGCGGTGGTGGTGGACCAGTGGAGCACCCGCGCGGCCGCCCGCCGCATGAGCCGCGCGGCCGAAGCGGCCCCAGCGGCGTAGGCGAATGATCGTGCTCGGGTACGGTGTGGAGGTTTCCGATTGCCCGTGAGCATGTCATTCTGAGGGAGGCGCCGGCCGATGCATCCGTCGGCGCTGGAGTGTGGCGCCGACCGAAGAATCTAGCCAGCGCCAAGCCAACTCTCCATGTTGGAGCGGAATGTCCGCGGCACCGTTCGAGGTGGGCTGAGCAGGGTTCGGGCGATGGGTCCCGTGGGTGGCGCGAACATCCCTGAGCGAATGAATCCGCCGCTCGAAAAGCGGGAACCCCCGACTCATGGCCGCTGACGCGTCCATGATCGGGGCTTCAACAGCCCGAGGCCGCAGGTCCGGCGATGATCCACGCCGGCGATGAGCGTCGCCGCCGGTGCCGACCCATCCGCTCGCGCTGAGGTCTCCCCCTCTCCCGCTTGCGGGAGAGGGGGCCGGGGGGTGAGGGCTGCCCGCGGCCGAGCCAAACCATCCGGAACGAGCTGAGTTGCCGTTCTCCCCTCTCCGTGCGGCAGTTTGCACGGGGAGGGGCCGGGGGAGGGGCCCGCCCGCCGCCGCGCCACACTCCGCTTCTCGCTCCATATTCTCCCATCCTCCGGAGAAGCCGGGCATTGCGGGGAATGATCCGCCGCGCCATTTGTTCGCAGTCGGGCCGAATGCATTCCATCAACCCCGCCATTCACGCCGCGCCCATGCGGCGCGCAGATGCGGGCAACACTCACCGGGTGAGCGAGATGATCCGAAAAGGCGTGGTGGTGCTGGCGGCGGCCCTTCTGGCGGCGTGTGGCGGCGGCGGTGACGCGGGGCAGGCAAAGACGGCGGAGCAGCCCAAGGGCGGCGCCCCCGCCGGGGACGGCACCATCCGCATCGCCGTCATCGCCAAGAGCAGCAACAACCCCGTGTTCCTGGCCGCGCGCACCGGCGCGGAGGCGGCGGCCAGGGAGATCAGCGCCAGGCCCGGCGGCCCCAAGGTGGAGATCATGTGGCTCACCCCGCCGCAGGAAGACGGGCAGGTGCAGGCCCAGCGCATCGGCCAGGCGGTGAACGAGGGCGCCAACGCCGTTCTCATCTCCGCCAGCGACGCGGGCAAGGTGGCGGGCGCCATCGACGACGCCGTCGCGCGCGGCGTGGAGGTCATGACGTTCGACAGCGACGTGCCGCAGTCCAAGCGCTTCGCCTTCTACGGCGTGGACGACATCGAGATCGGCCGCACGGTAATGCGCGAACTGGCCGTGCAGTTGAACGAGCGCGGCTCCGTGGCCATCCTGGCCGGCAACCAGAACGCGCCCAACCTGCAGCGCCGCGCGCAGGGCGTGCGCGAGGAGGCCGCCAAGCACCCCGGCATTCGCGTGGTG
This genomic interval from Longimicrobium terrae contains the following:
- a CDS encoding alpha-glucuronidase family glycosyl hydrolase, with protein sequence MKTALLRIALVLAALGTAAPLRADDGYDLWLRYSLVKDATRLAEYRAAIPRIVIDSRTPTLAAARDELGRGLRGLLGAELPFTPRGPRGPYLLAGTPSSSREIDALELKRELLAAGSEGYVIRSMDVGGRQATVIAANTDVGVLYGVFHLLRHMQTEGSLEGLRIEEKPRVERRILNHWDNLDRSVERGYAGRSLWDWNALPGTLDPRYTDYARANASIGINGTVLTNVNANAQVLTPAYLQKVRALAGVFRPYGIRVYLTARFSAPIEIGGLRTADPLDPAVRAWWKAKTDEIYRIIPDFGGFLVKANSEGQPGPQDYRRTHADGANMLAEAVAPHDGIVMWRAFVYSPDEPRDRTMQAYDEFHPLDGQFLPNVLVQVKNGPLDFQPREPFHPLFGAMPRTPLMLELQVTQEYLGQHSDLVYLAPMWQEVLDADTYARGAGSTVAKVIDGSLEGHRVTGVAGVANTGTDRNWTGHPFHQANWYAFGRMAWNPAARSDAIADEWIRMTFTSDEAFVRPVKRMMMESREVAVNYMTPLGLHHIMARSHHYGPGPWVTGGRADWTALYYHRADTLGIGFDRTAAGSNAVGQYVGPVRDRFNDRATVGDSLLLWFHRVGWNDRVESGRTLWNEMVHRYSAGVDSVRAMRRAWDGLAGKIDAERHGEVARRLATQERAARWWRDASLLYFQQFARQPIPPQYERPARPLEFYTAHTSDTIPEF
- a CDS encoding ABC transporter permease subunit — protein: MTNPPSTRTNAARSLGRRLMGRQEAGLVLVTAFVAAALTLLAGSHLDRRAGVMVNDFWNSHTLVQTATDASFFAIMAVGATVVIISGGIDLSVGSIYALSGVASAILLRSMGEMPAAATVLVALLVCAGVGLLCGIVNGALVVGLKVHPFIITLGTMWVLRGIAFVATRAESILLPPALTGFAKASLGLGGGLYPVPMLLMLGVTVAGALYLTRTVPGRHVFAFGGNLEASRFAGLPLGRIQIGVFAVSGLTAGLAAFLGAGFYGSVSSGDAQGYELYVIAAAVVGGASLIGGRGSAVGALLGALLIVLFRQSIRTLRFDQNYEWIVVGCAIIVAVVVDQWSTRAAARRMSRAAEAAPAA
- a CDS encoding substrate-binding domain-containing protein, whose amino-acid sequence is MIRKGVVVLAAALLAACGGGGDAGQAKTAEQPKGGAPAGDGTIRIAVIAKSSNNPVFLAARTGAEAAAREISARPGGPKVEIMWLTPPQEDGQVQAQRIGQAVNEGANAVLISASDAGKVAGAIDDAVARGVEVMTFDSDVPQSKRFAFYGVDDIEIGRTVMRELAVQLNERGSVAILAGNQNAPNLQRRAQGVREEAAKHPGIRVVDTFNHIETPQDAAAEVIRVNNAYPEVTGWAMVGGWPLFTQTLLTDLDPARTKVVAVDALPAQLAYVEKGIAPVLVAQPVYQWGYVGVQNIVTKLQGGTVAQRIPMEPVRVTKDNLNQWAAQLRDWGFTDVPARFLTGAPAASAPAQSTAAPAASAPATTAAPAARP